One segment of Pyricularia oryzae 70-15 chromosome 3, whole genome shotgun sequence DNA contains the following:
- a CDS encoding epoxide hydrolase 2, protein MPALTPDDHRVTHHSVPIDNHVYHYIQSVPTEPRGTILLLHGWPDTALTWRHQIPFLTSPPLSLHVVAPDMLGYGQTSAPADPAEYSLKKMALHMQALVEHVVEQGRSPGAPLFLAGHDWGAALAWRMAALWTPELFAAVACLNVPYLPPDAGEFVDMQAYVDEIPSLRYQVQLSGDEAVAIIDDASDHHANLRGFLNGIYDGRGPNGEESFTVHEGVRQPEILRLVGPAKLMGEEWVDYYVAQFAARSFRGPTNWYRTRRVNYEDEKGMHDAVVTTPAMVVMGDKDEALPPVLADGMEKWVKCLRREIVDAGHWAHWEEADRVNGLLGGFFGGILDP, encoded by the coding sequence ATGCCCGCTCTAACCCCTGACGACCATCGGGTCACGCACCACTCGGTCCCCATCGACAACCACGTCTACCACTACATCCAATCGGTTCCGACAGAGCCACGAGGCACCATCCTGCTGCTCCATGGCTGGCCCGACACCGCCCTGACGTGGCGGCACCAGATTCCCTTTTTGACGTCGCCACCGCTCAGCCTGCACGTGGTGGCCCCCGACATGCTGGGCTACGGCCAGACCTCTGCACCCGCGGACCCCGCAGAGTACAGCCTGAAGAAGATGGCGCTGCACATGCAGGCCCTGGTGGAGCATGTGGTCGAGCAGGGCCGATCGCCAGGCGCGCCGCTGTTCCTGGCCGGCCACGACTGGGGCGCCGCGCTGGCCTGGCGCATGGCTGCGCTGTGGACGCCCGAGCTCTTTGCCGCGGTCGCCTGCCTCAACGTGCCGTACCTGCCCCCCGACGCGGGCGAGTTTGTCGACATGCAGGCCTACGTCGACGAGATCCCGTCGCTGCGCTACCAGGTGCAGCTGAGCGGCGACGAGGCCGTGGCCATCATCGACGACGCCTCGGACCACCACGCCAACCTGCGCGGGTTCCTGAATGGCATCTACGACGGCCGCGGGCCCAACGGCGAGGAGTCGTTTACCGTGCACGAAGGGGTGCGGCAGCCGGAGATTTTACGGCTTGTGGGGCCGGCCAAGCTCATGGGGGAGGAGTGGGTGGATTACTACGTTGCGCAGTTCGCGGCCAGGTCCTTTCGCGGGCCGACGAATTGGTACAGGACTCGAAGGGTCAACTACGAGGATGAAAAGGGCATGCACGACGCCGTGGTTACCACCCCTGCCATGGTGGTCATGGGGGACAAGGACGAAGCATTGCCGCCGGTGCTGGCGGACGGCATGGAGAAATGGGTTAAGTGTTTGAGAAGGGAGATTGTAGATGCTGGGCACTGGGCCCACTGGGAGGAGGCGGACAGGGTGAATGGGTTGCtgggggggttttttgggGGCATTTTGGATCCCTGA
- a CDS encoding serine palmitoyltransferase 2, with protein MDKLGELVYLGLTRLQVVLLSSPLARSFRTEQSCSSWSGHKFGPVSVQGLFNTHYIEPMFLWWGMNTRILLGPSVGRVPVRDSFGKDMTSCINGASHNYAGSYLLTKGAEAVHRLCLDKIPVTVDSGPLYDAARRELAAFWSADFCVPTTTGYGSNYLAMPRVLAMLRQRGDTVAVFCDEHCHNSIFTGVFLAMGQLDGVSMRRFAHNDDAQLEGMLRDSTAAVKLVVVEGLYSMEGSVPPLRELARLKETYGFVLYCDEAHSFLSLGRTGRGCFEHATDSGRISIPDPVDLRTWTLSKAVGGIGGCIAGKAEFASCFDSVPPQPISAATLVQALWVMRQPDLVRRNLARLSATADYCRRELARRGVFVFGGPNDATPIVPVWTGRSSTAARFSYELRRRGVLASPITTPAVPFWESRVRVNLSADFDAADAAKLVSTIVDAAKETGVISRAGTYEAAAEQKMRLAREHKSMASDEAPAAFASIAALIHQQAQLQPQTRTQALTNVGHAARQRYGVASGGSRWISGTFPPHVSVESLVAAAAGAEAAMTFQDVGVLVASTVAALARPVLGAKRHVMLVPARPESARVEDGLLLIPPSAMAGGRLRVVRYADVGDLARCAVEAGGGKNTCVTLYLELTDRVSVEAVRSTVHEAVRLLGNRAITVLLRDARTAKSWPEIVNLAEVIPRGGRIHGLLFGTCVAADVEVGYLAGSESLIRELRYTSRGYMYTTSMPPFVVDMMVAALGGQAGR; from the coding sequence ATGGACAAGCTTGGCGAGCTAGTCTATCTGGGGCTGACTCGCCTCCAAGTCGTCCTGCTCTCAAGCCCTCTAGCAAGAAGCTTCAGGACCGAGCAGTCATGTTCATCGTGGTCAGGCCACAAATTCGGCCCCGTGTCAGTCCAGGGGCTATTCAACACCCACTACATCGAGCCCATGTTCCTCTGGTGGGGCATGAACACCCGCATCCTGCTCGGTCCGTCCGTCGGCCGCGTGCCCGTGCGGGACTCGTTCGGCAAGGACATGACGAGCTGCATCAACGGCGCCTCTCACAACTATGCCGGCTCGTATCTGTTGACCAAGGGCGCGGAAGCCGTCCACCGCCTGTGCCTGGACAAGATCCCCGTCACGGTCGACTCGGGTCCTCTGTACGATGCGGCTCGTCGGGAGCTCGCCGCGTTCTGGTCGGCCGACTTTTGCGTCCCCACCACCACGGGCTACGGGTCAAACTATCTGGCCATGCCGCGGGTGCTGGCCATGCTCCGTCAGCGCGGGGACACGGTCGCCGTGTTTTGCGATGAGCACTGCCACAACTCCATCTTCACCGGCGTCTTCCTCGCCATGGGCCAGCTGGACGGAGTGAGCATGCGCCGCTTCGCCCACAACGACGATGCCCAGCTGGAGGGGATGCTGCGCGACAGCACAGCCGCCGTCAAGCTGGTCGTGGTCGAGGGCCTCTACAGCATGGAGGGCAGCGTACCTCCGCTGCGGGAGCTGGCCAGGCTCAAGGAGACCTACGGCTTTGTCCTCTACTGCGACGAGGCGCACTCGTTCTTGTCGCTCGGCAGGACGGGCCGCGGTTGTTTTGAACACGCCACCGACTCTGGGCGGATATCGATCCCCGACCCGGTCGACCTGCGCACCTGGACTCTGTCCAAAGCCGTCGGCGGTATCGGAGGCTGCATCGCCGGCAAGGCGGAATTCGCATCGTGCTTTGACAGCGTGCCACCCCAGCCCATCTCGGCCGCCACGCTGGTCCAAGCACTGTGGGTCATGAGACAACCCGACCTGGTCCGCCGGAACCTGGCCCGCCTCTCGGCGACTGCCGACTATTGCCGTCGCGAGCTTGCCCGCCGAGGCGTCTTTGTCTTTGGCGGTCCCAACGACGCCACTCCCATCGTTCCGGTGTGGACTGGAAGGTCCAGCACGGCGGCGCGCTTCTCCTACGAGCTGCGGCGCCGCGGCGTCTTGGCCAGCcccataaccacccccgccgttCCATTCTGGGAGAGCCGCGTCCGCGTCAACCTCTCTGCGGATTTCGACGCCGCAGATGCGGCCAAGCTGGTCTCCACCATCGTGGACGCCGCAAAAGAGACGGGAGTCATCTCGCGGGCTGGCACGTACGAGGCTGCAGCAGAGCAAAAAATGCGCCTGGCCCGAGAACACAAGAGCATGGCCTCCGACGAGGCGCCCGCCGCCTTTGCCTCCATCGCAGCCCTCATCCACCAGCAGGCGCAGCTCCAGCCGCAGACCAGGACCCAAGCCCTGACCAACGTCGGCCACGCCGCCCGCCAGCGCTACGGCGTCGCTTCCGGCGGCTCGCGCTGGATCTCGGGCACCTTCCCCCCGCACGTCTCCGTCGAGAGCCTGGTCGCCgcggccgccggcgccgaggCGGCAATGACCTTTCAGGACGTCGGCGTGCTGGTGGCCTCGACCGTCGCCGCGCTCGCGCGCCCCGTGCTCGGCGCAAAGCGGCACGTCATGCTCGTCCCCGCCCGGCCCGAGAGCGCCCGCGTCGAGGACGGCCTGCTGCTGATCCCTCCGTCTGCCATGGCCGGGGGCCGGCTGCGGGTGGTGCGGTACGCCGACGTCGGGGATCTGGCCCGCTGCGCGGTGGAGGCTGGCGGGGGCAAGAATACCTGCGTCACTCTGTACCTGGAGCTGACGGACCGCGTGTCGGTAGAGGCTGTGCGGTCGACGGTCCACGAGGCGGTTCGGCTGCTCGGCAACAGGGCCATAACCGTTCTGCTGCGCGACGCCCGGACGGCAAAGTCGTGGCCTGAGATTGTCAACCTCGCCGAGGTGATTCCGCGTGGCGGACGCATCCACGGCCTGCTGTTCGGGACGTGcgtcgccgccgacgtcGAGGTTGGATACCTGGCCGGGTCGGAGAGTCTAATCAGGGAGCTGCGGTACACGAGCCGCGGGTACATGTACACCACCTCGATGCCGCCTTTTGTGGTGGATATGATGGTTGCCGCGTTGGGTGGGCAAGCAGGTCGATAA